The following coding sequences are from one Leptospira mayottensis 200901116 window:
- a CDS encoding alpha-hydroxy-acid oxidizing protein → MSLSHKIAGKTILIVGGGLLQVPIIQTARMMKLTTVVADMNGDAPGMKICDIPMVMSTKDIEGMVRESKKLATKIKIDGVITAGTDASMTVAAVANALDLPGIRYVDAEAASNKVKMRERLKKAGIPLPGFAPVWSFSDTREALEFLKFPLVMKPADNMGARGVIKVENREELQAAFKHAKKYSPTGEMILEEYMPGPEVSVDALTWNGNFVITGIADRIIEREPFFIEMGHNMPSALSSSVLKEVEDIMFRSMKALGITIGAGKGDIKVTPDGVKVGEIAARLSGGFMSAFTFPLSSGINLNRAAILIALGEDPDNLTPTAQRVSIERCLLAPRGKLLAIDGIEETRKIEGVNDLFFMNKIGDIIHEPTNNIEKTGHVIISADTLEQAESVFEKVKNTIRFTCDELYSVSEKEIQQNARLRFGKEVCWVCKVCDGTDCASGVPGMGGLGKMLTFQDNINALREYSILPKYIREHIQAVVETSFLGKTIKTPVMAAPMTGAVTNMNGAMDEFTFAATLLEGCRTSGTLAWLGDGASPEKYLIMLEAVRKTKADAILICKPREDEGLLEERFRESENSGLFAIGMDVDAVNFRTMTLKNISSVTRNVSKLGKIRSLTKLPFIVKGIMTPQDAQLAIDAGADCIVVSNHGGRVLDDMPGTARVLPGIRKVIGDQVQVAVDGGVRSGMDVFKMIALGADTVLVGRPMAIFAIGGGVAGIRFLISQYTENLLQSMNVTGVGTLKEIGVELLFRKKMDEENSISE, encoded by the coding sequence TTGTCGCTGAGTCATAAAATCGCAGGGAAGACGATATTGATCGTGGGCGGGGGACTTCTACAAGTTCCAATTATCCAAACCGCGAGAATGATGAAGCTTACCACCGTAGTCGCGGACATGAACGGAGACGCTCCCGGAATGAAGATCTGCGATATTCCCATGGTAATGAGTACAAAGGATATTGAGGGAATGGTGCGAGAATCCAAAAAGCTTGCGACCAAGATCAAAATAGACGGAGTGATTACCGCCGGAACCGACGCGAGTATGACTGTGGCTGCTGTTGCAAATGCCCTTGATCTTCCCGGAATTCGTTACGTGGACGCGGAGGCCGCTTCCAATAAAGTGAAGATGCGCGAACGTCTGAAAAAAGCGGGGATTCCTCTTCCCGGCTTTGCACCTGTTTGGAGTTTTTCCGATACGAGAGAAGCATTAGAATTTTTGAAATTTCCTCTTGTAATGAAACCGGCGGATAATATGGGAGCGCGCGGCGTCATTAAGGTGGAAAATAGGGAGGAACTACAGGCTGCATTTAAACACGCGAAAAAATATTCTCCCACGGGAGAAATGATTCTCGAAGAATACATGCCTGGTCCTGAAGTTTCCGTGGATGCTCTCACTTGGAACGGGAACTTTGTGATCACCGGAATCGCGGATCGAATCATCGAAAGGGAACCTTTCTTTATCGAGATGGGACACAACATGCCTTCTGCTTTAAGTTCTTCCGTTTTGAAAGAAGTGGAAGATATAATGTTCCGAAGTATGAAGGCTCTCGGGATTACCATAGGTGCCGGAAAAGGGGATATCAAAGTTACTCCTGACGGAGTTAAAGTAGGAGAGATTGCCGCGAGATTGTCCGGTGGTTTTATGTCCGCGTTTACTTTTCCGCTTTCTTCCGGAATCAATCTAAACCGTGCGGCCATTCTGATTGCATTGGGGGAAGATCCGGATAATCTCACACCTACAGCGCAAAGAGTTTCGATCGAACGTTGTCTTTTGGCTCCAAGAGGAAAACTTCTTGCGATCGACGGAATCGAAGAGACTCGTAAGATCGAAGGAGTCAATGATTTGTTCTTCATGAATAAGATCGGAGATATCATTCATGAACCTACGAATAACATCGAAAAGACGGGACACGTTATCATCAGTGCCGATACGTTGGAGCAAGCCGAATCCGTTTTCGAAAAGGTAAAAAATACCATCCGATTTACCTGCGACGAACTTTATTCCGTGTCTGAAAAAGAAATCCAGCAAAACGCGAGACTACGTTTTGGAAAAGAAGTCTGTTGGGTTTGTAAGGTTTGTGACGGAACCGATTGCGCTTCTGGAGTCCCGGGTATGGGTGGTTTGGGAAAAATGCTCACGTTCCAAGACAATATCAATGCGTTGCGGGAGTATTCGATTCTTCCTAAATATATCCGGGAACATATTCAAGCTGTCGTTGAAACTAGTTTCCTAGGAAAGACGATTAAAACTCCTGTGATGGCTGCACCAATGACTGGAGCTGTTACGAATATGAATGGGGCCATGGACGAATTTACCTTTGCGGCCACCTTGCTCGAAGGATGCCGAACATCAGGTACCTTGGCGTGGTTAGGTGACGGTGCAAGTCCGGAAAAGTATTTAATCATGCTCGAAGCTGTTCGTAAAACGAAAGCGGATGCGATTCTGATCTGTAAACCGAGAGAAGACGAGGGACTTTTGGAAGAAAGATTTAGAGAATCGGAAAATTCGGGCCTCTTTGCGATCGGTATGGATGTGGACGCGGTCAACTTTAGGACGATGACGTTGAAAAATATTTCTTCGGTCACTCGGAATGTCTCCAAACTCGGAAAGATCCGTTCTCTTACAAAATTACCTTTTATCGTCAAAGGTATTATGACTCCGCAGGACGCTCAACTTGCGATCGATGCGGGTGCGGATTGTATCGTTGTATCTAATCATGGTGGAAGGGTTTTGGACGACATGCCGGGAACCGCCAGAGTTCTTCCCGGAATTAGAAAAGTGATAGGCGATCAAGTTCAGGTTGCAGTCGACGGGGGAGTGCGAAGTGGAATGGATGTTTTTAAGATGATCGCGCTCGGTGCGGATACTGTTCTTGTTGGAAGACCGATGGCAATTTTTGCGATCGGAGGAGGAGTTGCAGGGATTCGGTTTTTGATTTCCCAATATACGGAAAATCTTTTGCAATCAATGAACGTTACCGGAGTCGGAACGTTGAAAGAAATCGGAGTGGAACTTCTCTTTCGGAAAAAAATGGACGAAGAAAATTCCATATCTGAATAA
- a CDS encoding PilZ domain-containing protein gives MDKLINDPEGIHKILQSLFTRLPVVILSDNRPLPVRVVGLKDSFRIVVTLPPGIPTEQNRKLFLIHNNHRFAAFCTVELHNPANGVELLFTSAIQVTIAQRTEKRVHVDASSEFQITLTNIINQYKVRKAIGFADKKIDEIVKKHAKLLKETYPLSNIFFSDKMDNRLRLMYNFDQPIYILDRYAKSDGSGGFQFLAFSEYQKLIAVNNLESGIVSEISIMIRYKGYTPLGYVQILSERELNVNDFNSANITANAISKEIIASGFFQESKEKCNVDNISMQGVGFFHHQSIFFSRSFAVGETILFDISFSPESKGTFRAVIRNITNTDKMFRIGCEFFNLNEREENMIQTYIDSKDSSKENQS, from the coding sequence ATGGATAAGCTCATCAATGACCCGGAAGGGATTCACAAAATTCTGCAATCTCTTTTTACTCGACTTCCGGTAGTTATCCTCTCCGATAATCGCCCTCTTCCAGTAAGAGTAGTGGGTTTGAAAGATTCATTTCGAATTGTCGTAACACTTCCTCCTGGAATTCCTACTGAACAAAATCGTAAGTTGTTTCTGATCCATAATAATCATAGGTTTGCGGCCTTTTGTACGGTCGAACTTCATAATCCGGCGAACGGAGTCGAACTTCTGTTTACGAGCGCGATCCAGGTCACGATTGCACAGAGAACTGAGAAAAGGGTTCACGTAGATGCTTCTTCTGAATTTCAAATCACGCTTACAAATATCATCAATCAATACAAAGTCAGAAAGGCAATCGGATTTGCCGATAAAAAGATAGACGAGATCGTCAAAAAACACGCGAAACTCTTAAAAGAAACTTATCCTCTTTCCAATATCTTTTTTTCGGATAAGATGGATAACAGGTTGAGACTGATGTATAATTTCGATCAACCGATTTATATTTTAGATCGTTATGCTAAATCGGACGGAAGTGGTGGGTTCCAATTTCTTGCGTTTTCGGAATATCAAAAACTAATCGCCGTAAACAATCTGGAATCTGGAATCGTTTCCGAAATTTCGATTATGATTCGTTACAAAGGATATACTCCTCTCGGTTATGTTCAGATTCTTTCTGAAAGAGAACTGAATGTAAACGATTTCAATTCCGCTAATATTACAGCAAACGCTATTTCCAAAGAAATCATTGCTTCCGGTTTTTTCCAGGAATCCAAAGAAAAATGTAATGTAGACAATATCTCCATGCAAGGGGTCGGTTTTTTTCATCATCAGTCCATTTTTTTTTCCAGGAGCTTCGCAGTGGGAGAAACAATCCTGTTCGATATCAGTTTTTCCCCTGAAAGTAAGGGAACGTTTCGCGCCGTGATCCGAAATATCACCAACACGGATAAAATGTTCCGAATCGGTTGTGAATTTTTTAACTTGAACGAAAGGGAAGAAAATATGATTCAAACCTATATCGATTCTAAAGATAGTTCCAAGGAAAACCAAAGCTGA